Proteins encoded within one genomic window of Pygocentrus nattereri isolate fPygNat1 chromosome 7, fPygNat1.pri, whole genome shotgun sequence:
- the LOC108434003 gene encoding extracellular calcium-sensing receptor-like, which translates to MNFRELRFARAMEFAIHEINNRTDLLPRITLGYQIRDSCGAVPMAIKLALLLANGMEPFFSDTDSCSKSAAAAVPALVGDSASTPSIGMARILGLFGIPQVSHYATCACLSDKRQYPAFLRTVPSDHHQAAALAKIVRHFGWTWIGAVRSDSDYGNNGMALFLKAAQEEGICVEYSESYYRTQPRSKLERVANVIRRSTARVIVAFLAAGDLRLLLQELTRQPPPPLQWIGSEAWIIDPEFLRFNMCAGAIGFGIPRSVIPGLREFLLDLSPAQALKSPLLTEFWESSFSCSLKGSSGGARECDGSEDIRALQNPYTDTSQLRATNLVYKATYAIAHAIHGVICNDTQCDKSAKFTPWQILDQLKRVNFTTKNGVQVSFDSSGDPVAVYELINWQFKKDGGLSFVPVGLYDSSRPRGQELSISTAISWMGGQTEVPVSVCSESCPPGTRKAVQKGKPVCCYDCIPCAEGEISNKTDSLKCVHCPPEFWPNAKHDRCIPKPVEFLSWDDTLSIILTVFSIAGAFIAVCVTAVFYKHRTSPIVRANNSELSFLLLFSLTLCFLCSLTFIGRPSEWSCMLRHTAFGITFVLCISCVLGKTVVVLMAFRATLPGSNAMKWFGPPQQRLSVLAFTLIQVLICVLWLTISPPLPIKNLNHYKESIILECELGSAIGFWAVLGYIGFLALLCFILAFLARKLPDNFNEAKFITFSMLIFCAVWVTFIPAYVSSPGKFTVAVEIFAILASSFGMVICIFAPKCFIIMFRPEQNTKRYLLGKGSTKAI; encoded by the exons ATGAATTTCAGGGAGCTGCGCTTCGCTCGTGCCATGGAGTTCGCCATCCACGAGATCAACAACAGAACAGATCTCCTGCCGAGAATCACGTTAGGATACCAGATACGCGATTCGTGCGGTGCCGTGCCGATGGCCATTAAACTTGCATTACTGTTGGCCAACGGCATGGAACCATTTTTCAGTGATACTGATTCCTGTTCAAAATCTGCAGCCGCCGCTGTTCCTGCTCTCGTGGGAGATTCTGCATCAACCCCCTCAATTGGCATGGCCAGAATACTGGGTCTTTTTggaattccacag GTGAGTCACTACGCAACCTGCGCATGTCTGAGCGATAAGCGtcagtatcctgccttcctcagGACCGTGCCTAGTGACCACCACCAAGCAGCCGCACTGGCAAAAATAGTCAGGCATTTTGGCTGGACATGGATTGGGGCAGTGCGCAGTGACTCAGACTATGGGAATAATGGAATGGCGTTGTTTCTAAAAGCTGCGCAGGAGGAGGGAATCTGTGTGGAGTACTCCGAGTCCTACTACAGAACACAACCGCGCAGTAAACTGGAGAGAGTGGCGAACGTCATCCGGAGATCAACAGCCCGGGTAATAGTAGCGTTTCTTGCCGCAGGTGATTTAAGGCTTCTTTTGCAGGAATTGACAAGACAGCCGCCGCCTCCCCTTCAGTGGATCGGCAGCGAGGCGTGGATCATAGATCCAGAGTTTCTGCGCTTTAACATGTGCGCTGGGGCGATAGGATTTGGGATCCCCCGCTCGGTGATTCCAGGTCTTCGTGAGTTCCTTCTGGATCTCTCTCCAGCACAAGCACTGAAATCTCCTCTGCTaacggagttttgggagagctcGTTCAGCTGTAGCCTAAAAGGCTCCTCAGGGGGCGCGAGGGAATGTGATGGCAGTGAGGATATCCGCGCGCTGCAGAACCCGTATACAGACACGTCGCAGCTGCGCGCGACTAACCTGGTGTATAAAGCTACGTATGCCATAGCGCATGCCATCCACGGTGTTATCTGTAATGACACGCAGTGCGACAAGAGCGCTAAATTCACACCATGGCAG ATCCTCGACCAACTCAAGAGAGTGAACTTCACTACGAAAAATGGTGTTCAAGTCTCGTTTGATTCCAGTGGAGATCCTGTGGCCGTCTATGAGCTCATAAACTGGCAGTTCAAGAAAGATGGTGGTTTGAGTTTTGTCCCTGTGGGTCTTTATGACTCCTCCAGACCAAGAGGCCAGGAGCTCAGTATAAGTACAGCTATCAGCTGGATGGGAGGACAGACTGAG GTGCcggtgtctgtgtgcagtgagagctgtcCTCCAGGAACCaggaaggctgtgcagaaaggaaagccagtctgctgctatgactgtataccatgtgcagaaggagagatcagTAATAAGACAG ACTCACTGAAGTGTGTGCACTGCCCTCCAGAATTTtggcccaatgccaagcatgatAGATGCATTCCCAAACCTGTGGAGTTTCTGTCTTGGGATGACACTTTGAGCATCATCCTGACAGTATTCTCCATTGCTGGGGCCTTCATAGCTGTATGTGTGACTGCTGTCTTCTATAAACACAGAACTTCTCCAATTGTCCGAGCCAATaactcagagctgagcttcctgctgctcttctcactgactctgtgtttcctctgctcACTTACTTTCATTGGTCGGCCCTCTGAGTGGTCCTGTATGCTGCGCCACACAGCTTTTGGGATCACCttcgtcctctgcatctcctgtgttctggggaaaacagttgtggtgttaatggccttcagagctacacttccAGGTAGTAATGccatgaaatggtttgggcctccacagcagagactcagtgttCTTGCTTTCACTCTCATACAGGTCCTTATTTGTGTTCTTTGGTTGACaatttctcctcctctccccatCAAAAATTTAAATCACTACAAGGAAAGTATCATCTTGGAATGTGAATTAGGTTCAGCTataggtttctgggctgtgctgggttatataggatttctggctcttttgtgttttattttggcttttctagCTCGGAAGTTGCCTGATAActttaatgaagccaagttcatcacattcagcatgctcatattctgtgcagtGTGGGTTACATTTATcccagcttatgtcagctctcctggaaagttcactgtagctgtagaGATATTTGCTATTCTGGCCTCAAGCTTTGGAAtggttatttgtatttttgctcCCAAATGTTTCATAATCATGTTTAGACCAGAGCAGAATACCAAGAGATACCTTTTGGGGAAAGGATCCACCAAGGCTATTTGA
- the LOC108434004 gene encoding extracellular calcium-sensing receptor-like encodes MEFAIHEINNRTDLLPGITLGYQIHDSCGAVPMTVKVAFQFANGMEPFFNYTDSCSKSAAAAVPALVGETTSTPSISMARMLGLFGIPQVSHFATCACLSDKRQYPAFLRTVPSDHYQAAALAKIVKHFGWTWIGAVRSDSDYGNNGMASFLKAAQEEGICVEYSESYYRTQPRSKLERVANVIRRSTARVIVAFVQSGDMKFLLEELARQPPPPLQWIGSEGWIIQPEFLRFNMCAGAIGFSIPRSVIPGLREFLLDLSPAQALKSPLLTEFWENSFSCSLKGSTGGARECDGSEDIRALQNPYTDTSQLRETNLVYKATYAIAHAIHGVICNDTQCDKSAKFTPWQILDQLKKVNFTTKNGFQVSFDSNGDPVAVYELINWQVKKDGGLDFVTVGHYDSSRPRGQEFSMSRAISWMEGQTKVPRSVCSESCPPGTRKAVQKGKPICCYDCIPCAEGEISNITDSLTCFQCSPEFWPNTQQDSCLPKSMEFLSWDDTLSIMLTAVSITGAFIAVCVAALFYKHRTSPIIRANNSELSFLLLFSLTLCFLCSLTFIGQPSEWSCMLRHTAFGITFVLCISCVLGKTIVVLMAFKATLPGSNAMKWFGPPQQRLSVLAFTLIQVLICVLWLSTSPPVPFKNLQQYKERIILECGLGSAIGFWAVLGYIGFLALLCFILAFLARKLPDNFNEAKFITFSMLIFCAVWVTFIPAYISSPGKFTVSVEIFAILASSFGLIICIFAPKCFIIMFRPEQNTKKHIMSKGTSKAL; translated from the exons ATGGAGTTCGCCATCCATGAGATCAACAACAGAACAGATCTCCTGCCGGGAATCACGTTAGGATACCAGATCCACGACTCGTGCGGTGCAGTGCCGATGACAGTCAAAGTTGCATTTCAGTTTGCAAACGGCATGGAACCATTTTTCAATTATACTGATTCCTGTTCAAAATCTGCAGCCGCGGCTGTTCCTGCTCTCGTGGGAGAGACTACTTCCACCCCCTCTATCAGCATGGCCAGAATGCTGGGTCTTTTTGGAATTCCACAg GTCAGTCATTTCGCAACCTGCGCATGTCTGAGCGATAAGCGTCAGTATCCGGCCTTCCTCAGGACGGTGCCCAGTGACCACTATCAGGCGGCCGCACTTGCAAAAATAGTCAAGCACTTCGGCTGGACATGGATTGGGGCAGTGCGCAGTGACTCAgattatggaaataatggaatgGCGTCGTTTCTAAAGGCTGCGCAGGAGGAGGGAATCTGTGTGGAGTACTCCGAGTCCTACTACAGAACACAACCGCGCAGTAAACTGGAGAGAGTGGCGAACGTCATCCGGAGATCAACAGCCCGGGTAATAGTAGCGTTTGTTCAATCAGGCGACATGAAGTTTCTTTTGGAGGAACTGGCGAGACAGCCGCCGCCTCCCCTTCAGTGGATCGGCAGCGAAGGGTGGATCATACAACCAGAGTTTCTGCGCTTTAACATGTGCGCTGGGGCGATAGGATTTAGTATCCCCCGCTCGGTGATTCCAGGTCTTCGTGAGTTTCTTCTGGATCTCTCTCCAGCACAAGCACTGAAATCTCCTCTGCTAACGGAGTTTTGGGAGAACTCGTTCAGCTGTAGCCTAAAAGGCTCTACGGGGGGCGCGCGGGAATGTGACGGCAGCGAGGATATCCGCGCGCTGCAGAACCCGTATACAGACACGTCGCAGCTGCGCGAGACTAACCTGGTGTATAAAGCTACGTATGCCATAGCGCATGCCATCCACGGTGTTATCTGTAATGACACGCAGTGCGACAAGAGCGCTAAATTCACACCATGGCAG ATACTCGACCAACTCAAGAAAGTGAACTTCACTACAAAGAATGGTTTTCAAGTCTCGTTTGACTCCAATGGTGATCCTGTGGCCGTCTACGAGCTCATAAACTGGCAGGTTAAGAAAGATGGTGGTTTGGATTTTGTGACTGTGGGCCATTATGATTCATCCAGACCAAGAGGGCAAGAGTTCAGTATGAGTAGAGCTATCAGCTGGATGGAAGGACAGACTAAG GTTCCAAgatctgtgtgcagtgagagctgtcCTCCAGGAACCaggaaggctgtgcagaaaggaaagccaATCTGCTGCTATGACTGTATACCATGTGCAGAAGGAGAAATTAGTAACATTACAG ACTCTTTGACCTGTTTTCAATGCTCTCCTGAGTTCTGGCCCAACACTCAGCAAGACAGCTGCCTCCCCAAGTCTATGGAGTTTCTGTCCTGGGATGACACTCTGAGCATCATGCTGACAGCGGTCTCCATCACCGGGGCCTTCATAGCTGTATGTGTGGCAGCTCTTTTCTACAAACACAGAACATCTCCCATCATCCGAGCCAacaactcagagctgagcttcctgctgctcttctcactgactctgtgtttcctctgctcACTTACTTTCATTGGTCAGCCCTCTGAGTGGTCATGTATGCTTCGTCACACAGCGTTTGGGATCACCTTtgtcctctgcatctcctgtgttctggggaaaacaatagtggtgttaatggccttcaaagctacacttccaggcagtaatgccatgaaatggtttgggccaccacagcagagactcagtgttCTTGCTTTCACTCTCATACAGGTCCTTATTTGTGTGCTTTGGTTGTCAACATCACCTCCTGTCCCCTTCAAAAATCTACAGCAGTATAAGGAAAGGATAATCCTGGAATGTGGATTAGGTTCAGCTATAGGAttctgggctgtgctgggttatataggatttctggctcttttgtgttttattttggcttttctagctcggaagctgcctgataattttaatgaagccaagttcatcacattcagcatgctcatattctgtgcagtCTGGGTTACCTTTATCCCTGCTTATAtcagctctcctggaaagttcactgtaTCTGTAGAGATATTTGCTATTCTGGCCTCAAGCTTTGGTttgattatttgtatttttgctcCAAAATGTTTCATAATCATGTTTCGGCCAGAGCAGAACACCAAGAAACACATTATGAGTAAAGGCACCTCAAAGGCTCTTTGA
- the LOC108434005 gene encoding extracellular calcium-sensing receptor-like, with the protein MIVLMLWLTGLSPAACERNLVSCRRWADPREPGLSMNGDFIIGGIFSIHVYTSTEQNSYTRQPLKRQCSGSMNLRWLRIARAMEFAIHEINNRTDVLPGITLGYQIHDSCSSVPMTVEVAFQFANGVEPFFSDTDSCSKSAAAAVPALVGESNSNPSISIARMLGLFGIPQVSHFATCACLSDKRQYPAFLRTVPSDYHQAAALAKMVKHFGWTWIGAVRSDSDYGNYGMASFLKAAQEEGICVEYSESYYRTEPRSKLERVANVIRRSTARVIVAFLHSGDMKFLLEELARQAPPPLQWIGSEAWIIDPDLLRFNMCAGAIGFGIPRSVIPGFREFLQDLSPGQALKSPLLTEFWESSFSCSLKGSTGGARECDGSEDIRALQNPTDTSQLRESNLVYKATYAIAHAIHGVICNDTQCDQRAKFAPWQVLDQLKRVNFTTKNGFQVSFDSNGDPVAVYELINWQFKKDGGLDFVTVGQYDSSRPRGQEFSVSRAISWMEGQTEVPRSVCSESCPLGTRKAVQKGKPVCCYDCIPCAEGEISNKTDSLNCVHCPPEFWPNTQRDNCLPKPVEFLSWDDTLSIILTAFSISGAFIAVCVAVVFYKHRTSPIVRANNSELSFLLLFSLTLCFLCSLTFIGRPSEWSCMLRHTAFGITFVLCISCVLGKTIVVLMAFRATLPGSDAMKWFGPPQQRLSVLTFTLIQVLICTLWLTISPPLPFKNLKQYKEKIILECGLGSNTGFWAVLGYIGFLALLCFILAFLARKLPDNFNEAKFITFSMLIFCAVWLTFIPAYVNSPGKFTVAVEIFAMLASSFGLIFCIFASKCFIIMFRPEQNTKKHLMGKGPS; encoded by the exons ATGATTGTATTAATGCTGTGGTTAACTGGGCTCAGTCCAGCAGCCTGTGAACGGAACCTGGTCAGCTGCAGGCGGTGGGCTGATCCTCGGGAGCCTGGTCTTTCTATGAATGGAGATTTCATTATAGGGGGGATTTTTTCTATTCATGTCTACACGAGTACAGAACAGAACAGCTACACCAGGCAGCCACTCAAGCGTCAGTGCTCTGGGAG TATGAATTTAAGGTGGCTGCGAATCGCTCGTGCCATGGAGTTCGCCATCCACGAGATCAACAACAGAACAGATGTCCTGCCGGGAATCACGTTAGGATACCAGATACACGACTCCTGCTCTTCAGTGCCGATGACTGTTGAAGTTGCATTTCAGTTTGCAAACGGCGTGGAACCATTTTTCAGTGATACTGATTCCTGTTCCAAATCTGCTGCCGCTGCTGTTCCTGCTCTCGTGGGAGAGTCTAATTCCAATCCATCAATAAGCATAGCCAGAATGCTGGGTCTTTTTGGAATTCCACAG GTGAGTCATTTCGCAACCTGCGCATGTCTGAGCGATAAGCGTCAGTATCCTGCCTTTCTCAGGACCGTGCCAAGTGACTACCATCAAGCGGCCGCACTGGCAAAAATGGTGAAGCATTTTGGCTGGACATGGATTGGGGCAGTGCGCAGCGACTCAGACTATGGAAATTATGGAATGGCATCGTTTCTAAAGGCTGCGCAGGAGGAGGGAATCTGTGTGGAGTACTCCGAGTCCTACTACAGAACAGAGCCGCGCAGTAAACTGGAGAGAGTGGCGAACGTCATCCGGAGATCAACAGCCCGGGTAATAGTAGCGTTTCTTCACTCAGGCGACATGAAGTTTCTTTTAGAGGAACTGGCGCGACAGGCGCCGCCTCCACTTCAGTGGATCGGCAGTGAAGCGTGGATCATAGATCCAGATCTCCTGCGCTTTAACATGTGCGCTGGGGCGATAGGATTTGGGATCCCCCGCTCGGTGATTCCAGGATTTCGGGAGTTTCTTCAGGATCTCTCTCCAGGACAAGCACTGAAATCTCCTCTGCTAACGGAATTTTGGGAGAGCTCGTTCAGCTGTAGCCTAAAAGGCTCCACAGGGGGCGCGCGGGAATGTGACGGCAGCGAGGATATCCGCGCGCTGCAGAACCCGACAGACACGTCGCAGCTGCGCGAGTCTAACCTGGTGTATAAAGCTACGTATGCCATAGCGCATGCCATCCACGGTGTTATCTGTAACGACACTCAGTGTGACCAAAGGGCTAAGTTTGCACCATGGCAG GTACTCGACCAGCTCAAGAGAGTGAACTTCACTACAAAGAATGGTTTTCAGGTCTCGTTTGACTCCAATGGAGATCCTGTGGCCGTCTACGAGCTCATAAActggcagtttaagaaagatggTGGTTTGGATTTTGTGACTGTGGGTCAATACGACTCATCCAGACCAAGAGGACAGGAGTTCAGTGTGAGCAGAGCTATCAGCTGGATGGAGGGACAGACCGAG GTTCCGAgatctgtgtgcagtgagagctgtcCACTAGGAACCaggaaggctgtgcagaaaggaaagccagtctgctgctatgactgtataccatgtgcagaaggagagatcagcaACAAGACAG ACTCTTTGAACTGTGTGCACTGCCCTCCGGAGTTCTGGCCCAACACCCAGCGAGACAACTGCCTCCCCAAGCCTGTGGAGTTCCTGTCCTGGGACGACACTCTGAGCATCATCCTGACAGCGTTCTCCATCTCCGGGGCCTTCATAGCTGTATGTGTGGCTGTTGTCTTTTACAAACACAGAACTTCTCCCATCGTCCGAGCAAacaactcagagctgagcttcctgctgctcttctcactgactctgtgtttcctctgctcACTTACTTTCATTGGTCGGCCCTCTGAGTGGTCCTGTATGCTGCGCCACACAGCATTTGGGATCACCttcgtcctctgcatctcctgtgttctggggaaaacaatagtggtgttaatggccttcagagctacacttccAGGCAGTGATGccatgaaatggtttgggcctccacagcagagactcagtgttCTCACCTTCACTCTCATACAGGTCCTTATTTGTACTCTTTGGTTGACAatatctcctcctctccctttcAAAAATCTAAAGCAATACAAGGAAAAGATCATTCTGGAATGTGGATTAGGTTCAAATAcaggtttctgggctgtgctgggttatataggatttctggctcttttgtgttttattttggcttttctagcacggaagctgcctgataactttaatgaagccaagttcatcacattcagcatgctcatattctgtgcagtCTGGCTTACCTTTATCCCAGCTTATGTAAACTCTCCTGGTAAATTCACTGTAGCTGTAGAGATATTTGCTATGCTGGCCTCAAGCTTTGGCTtgattttttgtatttttgcttCCAAGTGTTTCATAATCATGTTTAGGCCAGAGCAGAATACCAAGAAACACCTTATGGGTAAAGGACCCTCTTAG
- the LOC108434007 gene encoding extracellular calcium-sensing receptor-like, which translates to MNGDFIIGGIFSIHFYTTSEQNSYTRQPLPPQCSGSINFRGLRIARAMEFAIHEINNRTDLLPGITLGYQIHDSCSAVPMTVKVTFQFANGMEPFYNDTDSCSKSTAAAVPALVGESNSNPSITMARMLGLFGIPQVSHFATCACLSDKQQFPAFFRTVPSDHHQAAALAKAVKRFGWTWIGAVRSDTDYGNYGMASFLKAAQEEGICVEYSESYYRTQPRRKLERVANVIRRSTARVIVAFVAGGDLRLILEELARQPSPPLQWVGSEAWIIDPELLRFNMCAGAIGFGIPRSVIPGFRQFLLDLSPAQALKSPLLTEFWESSFSCSLKGSSGGARECDGNEDIRALENPYTDTSQLRQSNMVYKATYAIAHAIHGVICNDTQCDKSAKCAPWQILDQLKRVNFTTKNGFQVSFDSNGDPVAVYELINWQFKKDGSLEFVNVGHYDSSRPRGQEFSMSRAISWMEGQTEVPVSVCSESCPPGTRKAVQKGKPVCCYDCIPCAEGEISNKTDSLNCVRCPSEFWPNTQQDRCLLKPVEFLSWDNTLSIILTVFSITGAFIAVCVAAVFYKHRTSPIVRANNSELSFLLLFALTLCFLCSLTFIGQPSEWSCMLRHTTFGITFVLCISCVLGKTIVVLMAFRATLPGSNAMKWFGPPQQRLSVLAFTLIQVLICVLWLTISPPLPFKNLSQYKEIIILECGLGSAIGFWAVLGYIGFLALLCFILAFLARKLPDNFNEAKFITFSMLIFCAVWISFIPAYVNSPGKFTVAVEIFAILASSFGLFICLFASKCFIIMFRPEQNTKKHLMGKVPSKSL; encoded by the exons ATGAATGGAGATTTTATTATAGGGGGgattttttccattcatttctacACAACTTCAGAACAGAACAGCTACACCAGACAGCCGCTACCGCCACAGTGCTCTGGGAG TATTAATTTCAGGGGGCTGCGAATCGCCCGTGCCATGGAGTTCGCCATCCACGAGATCAATAACAGAACAGATCTCCTGCCGGGAATCACGTTAGGATACCAGATACACGACTCGTGCTCTGCAGTGCCGATGACTGTTAAAGTTACATTTCAGTTTGCAAACGGCATGGAACCATTTTACAATGATACTGATTCCTGTTCAAAATctacagctgctgctgttcctgCTCTCGTGGGAGAGTCTAATTCCAATCCATCGATAACTATGGCCAGAATGCTGGGACTCTTTGGAATTCCACAG GTGAGTCATTTCGCAACCTGCGCATGTCTGAGCGATAAGCAACAGTTTCCTGCCTTCTTCAGGACCGTGCCTAGTGACCACCACCAAGCGGCTGCACTAGCAAAAGCAGTAAAGCGTTTTGGCTGGACATGGATTGGGGCAGTGCGCAGCGACACAGACTATGGAAATTATGGAATGGCGTCGTTTCTAAAAGCTGCGCAGGAGGAGGGAATCTGTGTGGAGTACTCCGAGTCCTACTACAGAACACAACCGCGCAGGAAACTGGAGAGAGTGGCGAACGTCATCAGGAGATCAACAGCCCGGGTAATAGTAGCGTTTGTTGCCGGAGGTGATTTAAGGCTTATTTTGGAGGAACTGGCGAGACAGCCGTCGCCTCCCCTTCAGTGGGTCGGCAGTGAAGCGTGGATCATAGATCCAGAACTTCTGCGCTTTAACATGTGCGCTGGGGCGATAGGATTTGGGATCCCCCGCTCGGTGATTCCAGGTTTCCGTCAGTTTCTTCTGGATCTCTCTCCAGCACAAGCACTGAAATCTCCTCTGCTaacggagttttgggagagctcGTTCAGCTGTAGCCTAAAAGGCTCCTCAGGGGGCGCGCGGGAATGTGACGGCAACGAGGATATCCGCGCGCTGGAGAACCCGTATACAGACACGTCGCAGCTGCGCCAGTCTAACATGGTGTATAAAGCTACGTATGCCATAGCGCATGCCATCCACGGTGTTATCTGTAATGACACGCAGTGCGACAAGAGCGCTAAATGTGCACCATGGCAG ATACTCGACCAACTCAAGAGAGTAAACTTCACTACAAAGAATGGTTTTCAGGTCTCCTTCGATTCCAATGGTGATCCTGTGGCCGTCTACGAGCTCATAAActggcagtttaagaaagatggTAGTTTGGAGTTTGTGAATGTGGGTCACTATGACTCATCCAGACCAAGAGGGCAGGAGTTCAGTATGAGCAGAGCTATCAGCTGGATGGAAGGACAGACAGAG GTGccagtgtctgtgtgcagtgagagctgtcCTCCAGGAACCaggaaggctgtgcagaaaggaaagccagtCTGCTGCTATGACTGTATACCATGCGCAGAAGGAGAGATCAGTAACAAGACAG ACTCTTTGAACTGTGTGCGCTGCCCTTCTGAGTTCTGGCCCAACACCCAGCAAGACAGGTGCCTTCTCAAGCCTGTGGAGTTCCTGTCCTGGGACAACACTCTGAGCATCATCCTGACAGTGTTCTCCATCACTGGGGCCTTCATAGCTGTATGTGTGGCTGCTGTTTTCTACAAACACAGAACTTCTCCTATCGTTCGAGCCAacaactcagagctgagcttcctgctgctctttgcactgactctgtgtttcctctgctcTCTTACTTTCATTGGTCAGCCCTCTGAGTGGTCCTGTATGCTGCGTCACACAACATTTGGAATCACCttcgtcctctgcatctcctgtgttctggggaaaacaatAGTGGTATTAATGGCGTTTAGAGCTACACTTCCAGGCAGTAATGccatgaaatggtttgggcctccacagcagagactcagtgttCTTGCCTTCACTCTCATACAGGTCCTAATTTGTGTTCTTTGGTTGACAATATCTCCTCCTCTCCCATTCAAAAATCTAAGTCAAtacaaagaaataataatactgGAATGTGGATTAGGTTCAGCTataggtttctgggctgtgctgggttatataggttttctggctcttttgtgttttattttggcttttctggctcggaagctgcctgataactttaatgaagccaagttcatcacattcagcatgctcatattctgtgcagtTTGGATCAGCTTTATCCCAGCTTATGTAAACTCAcctggaaagttcactgtagctgtagaGATATTTGCTATTTTGGCCTCAAgctttggtttgtttatttgtctttttgcaTCCAAATGTTTCATAATCATGTTTAGACCAGAGCAGAATACCAAGAAACACCTTATGGGTAAAGTTCCCTCTAAGTCCCTTTGA